In Nonlabens agnitus, the DNA window ACCTAATGAATCTATTGATTATTAGCTAGTTGCAAGTAAAACTGAGTACGCTTTCGCGAAAGCGTGATTCTTTAAAATCTGGTGTTTAACGGTTGAATATTTTGGATGTTTTGATCTTTTTCAGTCGAATGCAACACCTATCATTGATATTCTTTAACTTAAGTTATATTTTTTTAGGTATTCTATACTTTTATCGTTTAATTCCCAAGCAAAGCGAAAGTATTTGTGAGCGTCAGTAATTAGAGTAATTTTGTTGGTCTTAGAGGCGATATGCCTTGAAGCAATGTTACTAAAGTTAGGGGATTAGTATCAGCTGCACATATTTTGTTTTTGCAATTGGGTGAGTTCCCTTATTTAGTGCTATTGAATCATTTAATCAAATAGTCAATGAGCAACTCTACTTTTGTAAAAAAATCTTCACTACATTTTTTACTATTATTTATTATTGGATTGTCTTCGCTTACTGCGATAGGTCAATCACGTTCCTGTTTAAGGGAGAACTGTTTTGATGTCGTTTCCTTTTCATCTACACCTACAATTGATAATGGTGGGGCTCCACTTGCAGTCGGTACTCGTTATCGATTTGCCAATGCTGCGGGATCAATCAACCAAAATCCTGCAATAGATGTTTTAGTGGAGATACTTGAACTGAATAATACTTCACTTTTGGATATCGATGTATCTTCAGATGGATTGCCTAGAGCATTTCAGCCAAGAATTTCAGCGACAAGTTCTGGAGAAATTAGCGCTTTGTTTAGAATTAGGCTTGTTGAGTCTGGTACCAATAGGGCTGCGAATGATGTCTGCTTTTTTGCAACACCGTTCGATATTGATGGAAGTCCCGGAATTCAGGAGTTTGCTGAATTATCTCTAACCGATGCCTTTACAAGATCTGCAGTTACTCAAATAGATATTACACGTAATGCTAATATTATTCGCGGACGAAACGTAGATAATCAATCAGCTCCTATTGAGCCTATTGATGAAGACCCTCGTTATACTTTTAGTAATTATTATGAGAATAGGAACTCATTTACATACCGAATTGGAAAGGTAGGTTCAGGTACGCAATCAAATAGATTTTTTGCATTAGTATTAGAGCGAGCTCAATTTCAACAGCCAGTTACGGTTTTTGTGACCCAGCCTTTGATATGTGGTGCTGTTCGTAGGGATGACGGTACGCCTATTTCAGGAGTTACCGTGAGGTTGGAGCGACCCGACGGGACTTTAATTGCCACCACCACCACAGGTGCGAATGGAAGTTATCAGTTTCAAGTAACTCGTAATGCTTCTTTAGGTTTTGAAGATTTTGTAGTAAGAGAGGTAGATCCTGCTACTGATGTTCCAACTGGCTTTGCATTGGCTTCAGTATCTGACGTGGATGGTGCGAACGATAATAGAATTAATGTGAGGCTTTTTGAAGCTTCTATTGTTAACCGTGATTTCGTTGATGGTCCTGACTTTGACCGTGATGGTGTTGCAGATTCTGTGGATCTAGATGATGATAATGATGGGATAACTGATGTTGACGAAGGTGGTAACACTGCTAATAATGATAATGACGCCTTCCCAAATAGAATAGATAGAGATGCAGACAACGATGGATGTACTGACGTTATTGAAGGTGGCTTTCAAGATCCTGACGGTGATGGTCAAGTAGGTGGACAGCCAGTTACGGTTAACGCTAATGGTTTGGTGACAAGTGGCGGCGGTCAAACAGTGAATGCAGCTGGAACTAATTATAACGTACGACCAGCAGACGGAAATAACAATGGGACTTCAGATGCGAGAGAAGCTGGTACCCCAATTGCAATTACTTCGCAGCCTCAAAACGATACGGCTATTATAGCAGGTAATAATACCAACCAATTTAGTGTTGCGGTAACCGGAAGTAACCCTGTTTATAGATGGCAGGTAAGTACAGGAGGAGCGTTTACTAATATTTCTAATAATGCTAATTACAGTGGTGTAAATACGAATACGCTTACAGTAACAAATGCACCTGCTTCATTTAATGGAAATCTTTACAGAGTTGTAGTAACTAGCTCGTCATATAAATGTTCAAATGTTAATAGTAATTCAGCTTTACTTATCGTAGGGTCTTCTCTCGCGATTACAAAAGCAGATAGGCCTGGTACTTATAATTCAGTAGATCAAACGATCACTTACGATGTAGTTGTTACTAACACAGGTAACTCCACCTTATCCAATATTTCTCTTACAGATAACAATGGTACTCTTAGTCAGACTCAGATAGCGTCTCTTGCTGCTGGAGCATCTGTAAATTTAACTAGTACACACTCTATTACTCAGCCAGAACTTGACGCGGGAAGAGTTTTGAATCAAATTTCAGGAACTTCAACAAATCCAACTGGTGATACAATCACCGATTTGTCTGATGACCCTGGAAACAACACAAACGTTGATACCAATGGTAATGGTAATCCCGATGACATTACGATCACTCCTTTGACAACAAACGGTGCTATTGCGATCATCAAGACGGGAACTTTCACTGATAGTGGCAGCGGAACGGCAGCGAATAACAATGACGGTAGAGCGCAGGTAGGCGAGGTGATCACTTACAGCTTCACTGTAACGAATACGGGTAACCAGACCCTTACCAATGTTAGGGTTACGGATCCATTATTGGTGGCGCCAAACGGTTCGATTACGGGTGGTCCTATTGCGAGCCTTGCGCCAGGAGCAACCAACGCTACGACTTTTACGGGAAGCTATAGAGTTACCCAGGCAGACATTAACTCTGGTCGATTCAGCAATCAGGCTACGGCTACAGGGACGACGCCACAGAACACACAGGTCACGGATCTATCGGATGACAACAGTAACCTACAGAACGATCCAACGATAACTACGGTTCCTTCTGCTCCTTCCATTGCGATCATCAAGACGGGAACTTTCACCGACAGTGGCAGCGGAACGGCAGCGAATAACAATGACGGTAGAGCACAGGTAGGCGAGGTGATCACTTACAGCTTCACTGTAACGAATACGGGTAACCAGACCCTTACCAATGTTAGGGTTACGGATCCATTATTGGTGGCGCCAAACGGTTCGATTACGGGTGGTCCTATTGCGAGCCTTGCGCCAGGAGCAACCAACGCTACGACTTTTACGGGAAGCTATAGAGTTACCCAGGCAGACATTAACTCTGGTCGATTCAGCAATCAGGCTACGGCTACAGGGACGACGCCACAGAACACACAGGTCACGGATCTATCGGATGACAACAGCAATCTACAGAACGATCCAACGGTAACTACGGTTCCTTCTGCTCCTTCCATTGCGATCATCAAGGCGGGAACTTTCACTGATAGTGGCAGCGGAACGGCAGCGAATAACAATGACGGTAGAGCACAGGTAGGCGAGGTGATCACTTACAGCTTCACTGTAACGAATACGGGTAACCAGACCCTTACCAATGTTAGGGTTACGGATCCATTATTGGTGGCGCCAAACGGTTCGATTACGGGTGGTCCTATTGCGAGCCTTGCGCCAGGAGCAACCAACGCTACGACTTTTACGGGAAGCTATAGAGTTACCCAGGCAGACATTAACTCTGGTCGATTCAGCAATCAGGCTACGGCTACAGGGACGACCCCACAGAACACACAAGTCACGGACCTTTCAGATGACAACAGCAACCTACAGAACGATCCAACGATAACTACGGTTCCTTCTGCTCCTTCCATTGCGATCATCAAGACGGGAACTTTCACTGATAGTGGCAGCGGAACGGCAGCGAATAACAATGACGGTAGAGCGCAGGTAGGCGAGGTGATCACCTACAGCTTCACTGTAACTAATACGGGTAACCAGACCCTTACCAATGTAACGGTAACGGACCCACTACTTGATGGTGCCAACGGTACATTGACAGGCGGTCCTATTGCGAGCCTTGCACCAGGAGCGATAGACACGACGACCTTTAGTGGA includes these proteins:
- a CDS encoding beta strand repeat-containing protein; amino-acid sequence: MSNSTFVKKSSLHFLLLFIIGLSSLTAIGQSRSCLRENCFDVVSFSSTPTIDNGGAPLAVGTRYRFANAAGSINQNPAIDVLVEILELNNTSLLDIDVSSDGLPRAFQPRISATSSGEISALFRIRLVESGTNRAANDVCFFATPFDIDGSPGIQEFAELSLTDAFTRSAVTQIDITRNANIIRGRNVDNQSAPIEPIDEDPRYTFSNYYENRNSFTYRIGKVGSGTQSNRFFALVLERAQFQQPVTVFVTQPLICGAVRRDDGTPISGVTVRLERPDGTLIATTTTGANGSYQFQVTRNASLGFEDFVVREVDPATDVPTGFALASVSDVDGANDNRINVRLFEASIVNRDFVDGPDFDRDGVADSVDLDDDNDGITDVDEGGNTANNDNDAFPNRIDRDADNDGCTDVIEGGFQDPDGDGQVGGQPVTVNANGLVTSGGGQTVNAAGTNYNVRPADGNNNGTSDAREAGTPIAITSQPQNDTAIIAGNNTNQFSVAVTGSNPVYRWQVSTGGAFTNISNNANYSGVNTNTLTVTNAPASFNGNLYRVVVTSSSYKCSNVNSNSALLIVGSSLAITKADRPGTYNSVDQTITYDVVVTNTGNSTLSNISLTDNNGTLSQTQIASLAAGASVNLTSTHSITQPELDAGRVLNQISGTSTNPTGDTITDLSDDPGNNTNVDTNGNGNPDDITITPLTTNGAIAIIKTGTFTDSGSGTAANNNDGRAQVGEVITYSFTVTNTGNQTLTNVRVTDPLLVAPNGSITGGPIASLAPGATNATTFTGSYRVTQADINSGRFSNQATATGTTPQNTQVTDLSDDNSNLQNDPTITTVPSAPSIAIIKTGTFTDSGSGTAANNNDGRAQVGEVITYSFTVTNTGNQTLTNVRVTDPLLVAPNGSITGGPIASLAPGATNATTFTGSYRVTQADINSGRFSNQATATGTTPQNTQVTDLSDDNSNLQNDPTVTTVPSAPSIAIIKAGTFTDSGSGTAANNNDGRAQVGEVITYSFTVTNTGNQTLTNVRVTDPLLVAPNGSITGGPIASLAPGATNATTFTGSYRVTQADINSGRFSNQATATGTTPQNTQVTDLSDDNSNLQNDPTITTVPSAPSIAIIKTGTFTDSGSGTAANNNDGRAQVGEVITYSFTVTNTGNQTLTNVTVTDPLLDGANGTLTGGPIASLAPGAIDTTTFSGSYTIQQSDIDAQSVSNQATATGTTPDGDDVSDLSDDNSNLEDDPTDTNLPEDSEISIIKTSVFNDENGDGFAQLGETISYSFEVTNSGATTLTNVTVTDPLLVAPSGSLTGGPIATLAPGAVDTATFSGSYTIQQSDIDAQSVSNQATATGTTPDGDDVSDLSDDNSNLEDDPTDTNLPEDSEISIIKTSVFNDENGDGFAQLGETISYSFEVTNSGATTLTNVTVTDPLLVAPSGSLTGGPIATLAPGATDTTTFSGSYTIQQSDIDAQSVSNQATATGTTPDGDDVSDLSDDNSNLENDPTDTNLPEDSEISIIKTSVFNDENGDGFAQLARRSATALR